In Oscillatoria acuminata PCC 6304, a single window of DNA contains:
- a CDS encoding BamA/TamA family outer membrane protein translates to MRLSPVLSAVLATCTILSLANPSRGETSTPLAQSITDPSMEVEDPTISAQVEPSPDGPRDWAESALIEGIKSIERIENEENPRVAVTPGQGEEIFPEAEVVLPESEQPGLELSEGDVTEEAHITGAELAVEEEALVPAIAPEEEVITAIGTQGDRPSQSPAELLITPPLQQPELSDRAADWTSAILAQDPTPLEPAEPDAIETEPSTRPVTPEPTPEATPEPTPEATPEPTPEATPEPTPEVTPQPTPQPTPQPTTPPPLIPPRSQPTPPAEPQVLVAEVVVSGVEGRLEDEVYRVISLRPGQTTTRSQLQQDINAIFATGYFSNVRAEPQDTPLGVRVTFVVESNPVLTGVEVRGNQVLPQEVIDEIFVEQYGDILNLRDFQEGIKQLNEWYQENGYVLAQVIDTPQVAADGTVILEVAEGVVESIEIQFINEEGELVDAEGQPIRGRTKEYIVTRELELEPGEVFNRQTIERDLQRVFGLGIFEDVQISLNPGQNPRNVVVVVNVLERSTGSIAAGAGISSASGLFGTLSVQEQNLLGRNLKLGTELQIGQREVLFDVNFTDPWIAGWESRTSYTVNLFRRRSISFIFDGGDPEIELPDDGGRPRILRFGGGVTFSRPLDNGWRASLGTQYQRISTRDDDGDIARTDEAGNDLSFSGDGKDDLFTFQLSGTRDLRDSALQPTSGSVLRVSTEQSVPIGLGSIFFNRLRASYNYYIPVNLVRFSEGPQTFAVSLQGGTVFGDLPPYEAFSLGGTTTVRGYDEGAVGTGRSFVQGSAEYRFPIYSVVGGALFFDAATDFGTGGDVPGRPAEVRNKPGSGFGYGLGLRVQSPLGPIRVDFALNDDGGSRFHFGLGERF, encoded by the coding sequence ATGCGCTTATCTCCTGTCTTGTCAGCCGTTCTTGCTACTTGTACCATTCTCAGTCTTGCCAACCCCAGTCGGGGAGAGACCTCGACTCCTTTGGCACAATCCATAACCGACCCCTCAATGGAAGTAGAGGACCCCACGATATCAGCCCAAGTCGAACCATCCCCCGATGGACCAAGAGACTGGGCTGAATCTGCCCTAATTGAGGGGATTAAAAGTATTGAGAGAATTGAGAATGAGGAGAACCCCAGGGTAGCGGTGACTCCGGGACAAGGGGAGGAGATATTCCCTGAAGCGGAGGTTGTTCTACCTGAATCAGAACAACCGGGACTGGAATTGAGCGAGGGGGATGTCACAGAGGAGGCCCATATAACTGGAGCGGAACTCGCCGTGGAGGAAGAAGCGTTAGTTCCGGCGATCGCCCCAGAAGAAGAAGTCATCACCGCCATTGGTACACAGGGCGATCGGCCCAGTCAATCCCCTGCCGAACTGCTGATCACCCCACCCTTACAACAACCGGAACTCAGCGATCGGGCAGCAGACTGGACCTCCGCGATCCTCGCCCAAGACCCCACCCCACTCGAACCCGCCGAACCGGATGCCATAGAAACCGAACCCTCCACCCGTCCAGTCACCCCAGAACCCACTCCCGAAGCAACTCCCGAACCCACTCCCGAAGCAACCCCAGAACCCACTCCCGAAGCAACCCCAGAACCCACTCCCGAAGTCACCCCACAACCCACGCCCCAACCCACGCCCCAACCCACAACACCGCCTCCTTTAATTCCACCCCGGTCCCAACCGACCCCCCCAGCGGAACCTCAAGTCTTAGTTGCCGAAGTCGTCGTTAGTGGCGTTGAAGGACGACTCGAAGACGAAGTGTATCGCGTGATTTCCCTGCGTCCAGGACAGACAACCACCCGGTCCCAACTGCAACAGGACATCAACGCCATTTTTGCCACCGGCTATTTTTCCAACGTCCGGGCCGAACCTCAAGACACCCCCCTCGGTGTCCGAGTCACCTTTGTGGTCGAATCCAACCCTGTTTTAACCGGCGTAGAAGTCAGAGGAAACCAAGTCCTTCCCCAAGAGGTTATTGATGAAATTTTCGTCGAACAGTATGGTGACATCCTCAACCTGCGCGACTTCCAGGAAGGCATCAAACAGTTAAACGAATGGTACCAAGAAAATGGCTACGTCCTGGCCCAAGTCATTGACACCCCCCAAGTTGCCGCTGATGGCACCGTCATTCTGGAAGTCGCCGAAGGAGTCGTCGAGAGTATTGAAATCCAGTTCATCAACGAAGAAGGGGAACTCGTGGATGCGGAAGGGCAACCCATTCGAGGCCGGACCAAGGAATACATCGTCACCCGGGAACTCGAATTAGAACCCGGAGAAGTCTTTAACCGCCAAACCATCGAACGGGATTTACAGCGAGTCTTTGGACTGGGTATTTTTGAAGATGTCCAAATTTCCCTCAACCCCGGTCAAAATCCTCGCAACGTAGTCGTTGTCGTCAATGTTTTAGAAAGAAGTACCGGGTCGATCGCCGCTGGTGCCGGGATTAGTTCCGCCAGTGGCTTATTTGGCACCCTCAGCGTGCAAGAGCAAAACCTATTGGGGAGAAACCTCAAATTAGGGACCGAGTTGCAAATTGGACAGCGCGAGGTGCTGTTTGATGTCAACTTTACCGACCCCTGGATTGCGGGTTGGGAGAGTCGCACCTCCTATACCGTCAATCTATTCCGACGGCGATCCATCTCCTTTATTTTTGATGGGGGCGACCCGGAAATTGAACTCCCAGACGACGGGGGTCGTCCGCGCATTCTGCGCTTTGGCGGGGGAGTGACCTTTTCCCGACCCTTGGATAATGGCTGGAGAGCCTCATTAGGCACCCAGTATCAACGGATCAGTACCCGAGATGATGATGGGGATATCGCCCGAACTGATGAAGCCGGAAACGATTTGAGCTTTAGTGGCGACGGTAAAGATGATTTGTTTACCTTCCAACTCAGTGGTACCCGAGATTTACGCGATAGTGCTTTGCAGCCGACCTCCGGTAGTGTCCTGCGCGTCAGTACCGAACAATCGGTTCCCATTGGCCTAGGAAGTATCTTCTTCAATCGGTTGAGAGCTAGTTATAACTACTATATCCCCGTCAATTTAGTGCGCTTTTCTGAAGGACCTCAAACCTTTGCGGTGAGCTTGCAAGGGGGGACTGTCTTCGGGGATTTACCACCCTACGAAGCCTTTTCCCTCGGCGGGACCACCACCGTGCGCGGTTACGATGAAGGGGCAGTGGGAACCGGGCGCAGTTTTGTCCAAGGGAGTGCCGAGTATCGCTTCCCGATTTATTCGGTGGTGGGCGGTGCACTGTTCTTTGATGCAGCCACGGACTTCGGAACTGGCGGCGACGTTCCCGGACGACCGGCAGAGGTCCGCAACAAACCCGGGAGCGGTTTTGGCTATGGGTTGGGGCTGCGAGTCCAGTCTCCCCTGGGGCCGATTCGGGTAGATTTCGCCCTGAATGATGATGGAGGCAGTCGCTTCCACTTTGGTCTGGGCGAACGCTTCTAG
- the lpxC gene encoding UDP-3-O-acyl-N-acetylglucosamine deacetylase, with protein MNPSSRRLSVTSQIPQGLVGPVERAGVGLHTGTLTRVKILPGTPGEGRCFVRVDLPDRPVIPARFDAVHQTNLSTELAIAQASVRTVEHLLAALMAMGVEDARIEVDGPELPLLDGSALPWVEAIAQVGLVPTTPGDRAEIAPLPTAISVYEGDAFVSALPSPELRFSYGIDFPEPAIGNQWHSWSPNHSSFATDIAPARTFGLARQIEQLRASGLIKGGSLDNALVCGETGWINPPLRFPNEPVRHKILDLVGDLSLLGPLPLAHFIAYKASHKLHIQLVRALAESRVQI; from the coding sequence ATGAATCCCTCATCCCGTCGGCTTTCTGTAACCTCTCAAATTCCACAGGGTTTAGTTGGCCCGGTGGAACGCGCTGGGGTGGGATTGCATACGGGGACTTTGACTCGGGTGAAAATACTGCCCGGTACACCGGGGGAAGGACGCTGCTTTGTGCGGGTGGATCTTCCCGATCGCCCGGTGATTCCGGCGAGATTTGATGCGGTCCATCAGACGAACCTTTCCACCGAACTGGCGATCGCCCAGGCATCGGTGCGAACCGTCGAGCATTTGTTAGCCGCTTTGATGGCAATGGGGGTGGAGGATGCGCGCATTGAAGTGGATGGACCGGAACTGCCCTTACTAGATGGGTCGGCCCTGCCTTGGGTCGAGGCGATCGCCCAAGTTGGCCTAGTCCCCACAACCCCCGGGGACCGAGCAGAAATTGCTCCTCTACCCACAGCGATTTCCGTGTATGAAGGGGATGCCTTTGTTTCGGCCCTCCCCTCCCCCGAACTGCGGTTTAGTTATGGCATTGATTTTCCTGAACCGGCGATCGGCAACCAGTGGCACAGTTGGTCACCGAATCATTCCAGCTTTGCCACCGACATCGCCCCAGCGCGCACCTTTGGTCTAGCCCGTCAAATCGAACAACTGCGGGCCTCCGGTTTAATCAAAGGGGGTAGTTTAGATAATGCCTTGGTTTGCGGGGAAACCGGGTGGATAAATCCCCCCTTACGATTTCCAAATGAACCAGTGCGTCATAAAATCTTAGACTTAGTAGGAGATCTGAGTTTACTCGGCCCTCTGCCCCTGGCTCATTTTATTGCTTACAAAGCGAGTCATAAGCTGCATATCCAGCTTGTGCGCGCCCTGGCAGAATCACGGGTCCAGATTTAA
- the fabZ gene encoding 3-hydroxyacyl-ACP dehydratase FabZ, which yields MTTSIEVNSVQSTESTPSQSESAPPNGTGAILKTTFTLEEVQQLLPHRYPFALVDRIIDYVPAERAVGIKNVTFNEPHFQGHFPGRPIMPGVLIVEAMAQVGGVVLTQFPGMEGSLFLFAGIDKVRFRRQVIPGDQLVMTAEVLRVSQRRIAKMQARAEVDGQLVTEGELLFSRVD from the coding sequence ATGACCACTTCTATTGAAGTTAATTCTGTTCAATCTACCGAGTCTACCCCCAGCCAGAGCGAAAGCGCCCCCCCGAATGGGACCGGGGCTATCTTAAAAACCACCTTTACCCTAGAAGAAGTCCAGCAACTGCTTCCTCACCGTTATCCCTTTGCTTTAGTGGACCGGATTATCGACTATGTTCCGGCAGAACGGGCGGTTGGGATTAAAAATGTCACCTTTAATGAGCCTCATTTTCAAGGACACTTTCCCGGGCGTCCGATTATGCCTGGGGTGTTAATCGTCGAAGCAATGGCACAAGTTGGCGGGGTGGTCCTGACTCAGTTTCCGGGAATGGAGGGGAGTCTGTTTTTATTTGCAGGCATTGATAAAGTCCGTTTCCGTCGTCAAGTCATTCCCGGGGACCAACTGGTAATGACCGCTGAAGTGCTGCGGGTGTCACAACGGCGCATTGCCAAGATGCAAGCGCGGGCTGAAGTGGACGGTCAATTGGTGACTGAAGGGGAACTGCTGTTCTCCCGAGTAGATTAA
- the lpxA gene encoding acyl-ACP--UDP-N-acetylglucosamine O-acyltransferase: protein MKTLIHPTAVIHPDAELHPTVEVGAYAVIGAQVKVGPDTTIGPHVAIEGCTEIGARNRIFPGAAIGFEPQDLKYSGAASLTKIGDGNTIREYVTINRATGEGEATAIGNDNLLMAYVHIAHNCEIGDRVVITNTVQLAGHVRIENHARIGGVLGIHQFVHIGELAMVGGMTRIDRDVPPYMLVEGNPSRVRSLNQIGLKRAGISPDDLSLLKKAFRLIYRSEESFKQALEQLTELPQTPYLLHLSEFLRQSITADRRGPIPGRRRDSSHE, encoded by the coding sequence ATGAAAACTCTGATTCATCCGACGGCAGTCATCCATCCGGATGCCGAACTGCACCCGACTGTTGAAGTTGGGGCTTATGCCGTGATTGGGGCGCAAGTGAAAGTAGGCCCAGATACGACAATTGGTCCTCATGTTGCGATCGAGGGTTGCACGGAAATCGGGGCGCGCAATCGCATTTTTCCAGGGGCCGCGATCGGGTTTGAGCCACAGGATTTGAAGTATTCTGGGGCTGCAAGTCTCACGAAAATTGGCGATGGGAACACGATTCGCGAGTATGTGACGATTAATCGAGCCACGGGAGAGGGAGAGGCGACGGCGATCGGCAATGATAATTTGTTGATGGCTTATGTGCATATTGCCCACAATTGTGAAATTGGCGATCGCGTGGTGATTACCAATACGGTGCAACTCGCCGGTCATGTTCGCATTGAAAATCACGCCAGAATTGGCGGAGTTCTAGGCATTCATCAGTTTGTGCATATTGGGGAACTGGCAATGGTGGGGGGGATGACGCGGATCGATCGCGATGTCCCGCCTTATATGTTGGTCGAGGGCAATCCTTCTCGGGTGCGATCGCTCAACCAGATCGGTCTCAAACGCGCTGGTATCTCCCCGGATGACCTGTCTCTTCTCAAAAAAGCCTTTCGCCTAATTTACCGTTCTGAAGAGTCGTTTAAACAGGCCCTGGAACAATTAACGGAACTGCCCCAAACCCCCTATCTCCTTCATCTGTCTGAGTTTCTGCGTCAGTCCATCACTGCCGATCGCCGGGGGCCGATTCCTGGACGGCGACGCGATTCGAGTCACGAATAA
- the lpxB gene encoding lipid-A-disaccharide synthase — protein MATIFISTGEVSGDMQGAILVEALYRQAQSAGIPLKIMALGGAKMAQAGAVLLGDTTGIGSVGILESLPYIWPTLQIQRCAKAYLRESPPDAIILIDYLGPNLGIGNFAKQHLPEVPRIYYIAPQEWVWSLGDRTTTQIVGLCDRLLAIFPTEASYYQSHGATVDWVGHPFIDVLENAPTRNQARQTLGIDAEELAIALLPASRQQELRYLLPVMFEAAQQIQTHHPSVQFYIPLSWEKYRPTLETEIQRYGLRAKLVEASQSRMAIAAADLAITKSGTVNLEIALLNIPQVVIYRVNPLTAWIARHLLKFSIPFMSAPNLVLMKSIVPELLQEEATATNIVREALDLLENRDRREQMQQDYQQMRDALGEPGVCDRAAQIILGLVK, from the coding sequence GTGGCAACAATTTTTATCAGCACCGGGGAGGTGTCTGGGGATATGCAAGGGGCTATCTTGGTAGAAGCCCTCTATCGTCAGGCTCAATCCGCTGGCATACCCCTAAAAATTATGGCCTTGGGTGGGGCAAAAATGGCCCAAGCCGGTGCAGTCCTCTTGGGGGATACGACGGGGATCGGTTCCGTGGGGATTCTCGAATCCTTACCCTATATTTGGCCCACGCTGCAAATCCAGCGCTGTGCTAAAGCCTATCTGCGAGAGTCCCCCCCGGATGCGATTATCCTGATTGATTATCTCGGTCCCAATCTGGGGATAGGGAATTTTGCCAAGCAGCACCTGCCCGAGGTGCCGCGAATTTATTATATTGCGCCCCAGGAGTGGGTTTGGTCCTTGGGCGATCGCACGACGACTCAGATTGTGGGACTCTGCGATCGCCTCCTCGCCATTTTTCCCACAGAAGCGAGTTACTACCAATCACATGGCGCAACGGTTGACTGGGTGGGACATCCATTTATTGATGTCCTTGAGAATGCTCCCACCCGAAATCAGGCCCGTCAAACCTTGGGAATTGACGCCGAGGAACTGGCGATCGCCCTCCTGCCTGCCTCCCGACAACAAGAACTCCGCTATCTCTTACCCGTGATGTTTGAGGCGGCACAACAGATCCAAACTCATCATCCCTCGGTCCAGTTTTATATCCCCTTATCCTGGGAAAAATATCGCCCCACCCTAGAAACCGAGATTCAGCGCTATGGATTACGGGCTAAATTGGTGGAAGCGAGTCAAAGTCGCATGGCGATCGCTGCTGCTGACTTAGCCATTACCAAATCCGGTACTGTCAATTTAGAAATTGCCCTGTTAAACATCCCCCAAGTCGTCATCTACCGGGTCAATCCCCTCACCGCTTGGATTGCTCGTCATCTGCTCAAATTTTCCATCCCCTTCATGTCGGCCCCCAACCTCGTCTTAATGAAATCCATTGTTCCAGAATTGCTGCAAGAGGAAGCAACCGCAACAAACATCGTTCGAGAAGCGCTGGATTTACTAGAAAATCGCGATCGCCGAGAGCAGATGCAGCAAGATTATCAGCAAATGCGCGATGCCTTGGGGGAACCGGGAGTTTGCGATCGGGCGGCACAGATTATTTTGGGGTTGGTGAAGTAG
- a CDS encoding cyclic nucleotide-binding domain-containing protein: protein MSLKISSDPPEPTPEEIEDCISWLGFHRIWGKLGEKTIAQIASSLYLLRVEANTNIFDQNATPQGLYLLKWGTVEMYRTSPVGKTHIIYRNAGELFGHISLGMLGETTTCRTGAIAITKSEIWFLSRERFEQLKTEYPEINSAINTLLAQDLAKFQDRIAKEQARIQGLQPYIRPVPIGETIISNSKSSQKLAQQVEQASQDLKPIFLQALPGNGKTFISGIIHAQSGLKNRPFAEIDCAKLPRNAVGDIDTDILFGRIDGLTGAIALLERGTLALDNWQILSQGDRDRLIHYLKTGNLLPNAPIETQEKLSQQPPQNLWVRLILISPTKLPISGIDAHTIKLFALNQRKSDIPTFAQYFLEKFCREQRRSPLQLDQADLRRLLSYDYPGNVAELESILKRAVVMTPAEQSVIPEQVLWSVESQKNAFRVDLLNQIPGLRQFLLSDWWPKRFWWPMMAIFVPVTIMGFIGPQSRDANIVLNLFWAWWWPFYLFLFFFIGRLWCAVCPFMIAGEWIRKLSLWIWPRQLLPWPTKWLNKWGAWALWAGFVAIYLWEKLWDLPHHANLSAALLVIIAGGAVICSIIYERRLWCRYLCPIGGMNGMFAKLAAVELRSTQQVCGTQCSTFGCYQGSDATPVNFPDALPTEGQATGGCPLYSHPAQLVDNRDCVFCMTCLKACPNRSVQLNFRSPAADLFENHKGFPAEIALLLLLFGGVFLHGSHPILAWFGWEDLAIDSDHLVSAIPVVLLLLSIPLILTYLTHQIARFFDPEMPDYQTVIYAYMPIVLAGNLAYYLPTAMTEAGQILPVIARTLGFSGEGLITLTWSLDVAQFTQEVTLISFLGFSLFPLLKITRRPLAKNIPHIILMGALVLVWLQLMI from the coding sequence ATGAGTCTAAAAATTTCTTCAGACCCACCCGAACCCACCCCCGAGGAGATCGAAGACTGTATCAGTTGGTTAGGTTTTCATCGCATTTGGGGTAAGTTAGGGGAAAAAACGATCGCACAAATTGCTTCATCCCTATATTTGTTGCGGGTAGAAGCTAATACCAATATTTTCGACCAAAATGCTACTCCCCAAGGCTTATATCTACTCAAGTGGGGAACCGTAGAGATGTATCGCACTTCCCCGGTTGGTAAAACTCATATTATCTATCGCAATGCTGGGGAACTATTTGGTCATATTTCCCTAGGAATGCTGGGAGAAACCACCACCTGCAGAACCGGGGCGATCGCAATTACCAAAAGTGAAATTTGGTTTTTATCTAGAGAACGCTTTGAACAACTCAAAACCGAATATCCCGAAATCAACAGTGCAATCAATACCCTCTTAGCCCAGGATTTAGCTAAATTTCAAGACCGGATCGCCAAAGAACAAGCGCGGATTCAAGGATTGCAACCCTACATCCGCCCAGTTCCCATCGGTGAAACGATTATCAGTAATAGTAAATCGAGTCAAAAACTTGCCCAACAGGTTGAACAAGCCAGCCAAGACTTAAAACCCATTTTTCTTCAAGCCTTACCCGGTAACGGAAAAACCTTTATCTCTGGGATCATTCACGCCCAGTCTGGACTCAAAAATCGCCCCTTTGCAGAAATTGATTGTGCGAAATTGCCCCGAAATGCAGTGGGGGATATAGATACTGATATTTTATTCGGACGGATTGACGGGTTAACCGGGGCGATCGCCTTATTAGAAAGGGGAACCCTAGCCCTTGATAACTGGCAAATTCTCAGTCAAGGCGATCGCGATCGGCTGATTCACTATCTCAAAACCGGAAACCTGCTCCCCAACGCCCCCATTGAAACCCAGGAGAAACTCTCCCAGCAACCCCCTCAAAACCTTTGGGTGCGTCTGATTCTAATCAGTCCCACTAAACTGCCCATTTCAGGAATTGATGCTCATACGATTAAACTATTTGCCTTGAACCAGCGCAAATCAGATATTCCCACTTTTGCCCAGTATTTTCTGGAAAAGTTCTGTCGGGAACAGAGGCGATCGCCTTTACAACTCGATCAAGCTGACTTGCGCCGATTACTCAGTTACGACTATCCCGGTAATGTCGCCGAATTAGAAAGTATTCTCAAGCGGGCAGTGGTGATGACCCCAGCCGAACAATCTGTGATTCCTGAACAGGTATTGTGGTCAGTTGAATCCCAAAAAAACGCCTTCCGGGTGGATCTACTCAATCAAATTCCAGGGTTGCGCCAATTCCTCTTAAGCGATTGGTGGCCCAAACGGTTTTGGTGGCCGATGATGGCTATTTTTGTCCCCGTCACCATTATGGGATTTATTGGACCCCAAAGCCGAGATGCCAATATCGTTCTTAATCTATTTTGGGCTTGGTGGTGGCCGTTTTACTTATTCCTATTTTTCTTTATCGGTCGCCTCTGGTGTGCCGTTTGTCCGTTTATGATTGCCGGGGAATGGATTAGAAAACTGTCTCTATGGATTTGGCCTCGTCAACTCTTACCCTGGCCGACAAAATGGCTGAATAAATGGGGCGCTTGGGCATTGTGGGCCGGGTTTGTGGCAATTTATCTGTGGGAGAAATTATGGGATCTGCCCCATCATGCCAATCTTTCCGCAGCGCTACTGGTAATTATTGCTGGGGGAGCGGTGATTTGTAGCATAATCTATGAACGCCGCCTCTGGTGTCGTTATTTGTGTCCGATTGGCGGAATGAATGGGATGTTTGCCAAGTTGGCGGCAGTGGAATTGCGATCGACTCAGCAGGTTTGTGGGACTCAATGCAGTACCTTTGGTTGCTATCAAGGCAGTGATGCCACTCCGGTTAATTTTCCTGATGCATTGCCGACGGAGGGTCAGGCAACAGGGGGATGTCCCTTGTATTCTCACCCCGCCCAGTTGGTGGATAACCGAGATTGTGTGTTTTGCATGACCTGTCTTAAAGCCTGTCCGAACCGTTCGGTCCAGTTAAATTTTCGGTCTCCGGCAGCAGATCTTTTTGAGAATCACAAGGGTTTCCCCGCAGAAATTGCCCTGCTGCTGTTACTGTTTGGCGGGGTGTTTCTGCACGGTTCTCACCCAATTTTGGCCTGGTTCGGCTGGGAAGATTTGGCGATAGATTCTGACCATCTGGTGAGCGCGATTCCCGTGGTTCTCTTGCTCTTATCAATTCCCCTGATTCTCACCTACCTCACCCATCAAATCGCCCGATTCTTCGATCCAGAAATGCCCGATTATCAAACGGTTATTTATGCCTATATGCCAATCGTTTTAGCCGGAAATCTGGCTTACTATTTACCTACGGCGATGACTGAAGCAGGGCAGATTTTACCTGTGATTGCCCGCACCTTGGGTTTCAGTGGAGAGGGTTTAATCACCTTAACTTGGAGTTTGGATGTAGCCCAGTTTACTCAAGAGGTGACCTTGATTTCATTTCTGGGTTTTAGTTTGTTTCCTTTGTTAAAAATTACCCGTCGTCCCTTGGCTAAAAATATCCCCCATATTATACTCATGGGGGCTTTGGTTCTGGTCTGGCTTCAGCTCATGATTTAA
- the cysK gene encoding cysteine synthase A: protein MKIYKNITQIIGNTPLVRLRNLPKLYDCPAEILLKLESLNPARSVKDRIAVSMIEEAEKAGLIEPGVSTVIEATSGNTGIGLAMVCAAKGYRLILTMPEHMSLERQKLVTAYGAEIVRTPAKADMPGAIERANELLASIPNSFSPQQFSNPANPKIHYQTTGPEIWRDTEGNIDSLVVGVGTGGTLTGAGYYLKQKNPDLKIVAVEPSASAVLSGNSRNIHDIQGIGAGFIPDVLRVDLIDEIVRVTEAESYNIGRLLASHEGIMSGISTGAVVEAALKIGARPEYGDRTIVAIQASGGERYLSTAMFQTDD from the coding sequence ATGAAAATTTACAAAAATATTACCCAAATTATCGGCAATACCCCGTTAGTTAGATTACGCAATCTTCCTAAACTTTATGATTGCCCAGCCGAAATTCTGCTCAAACTAGAAAGTTTAAATCCAGCCCGTTCTGTTAAAGATAGAATTGCGGTGAGCATGATTGAAGAAGCGGAAAAAGCAGGTTTAATTGAACCTGGAGTTTCAACCGTTATTGAAGCTACATCTGGGAATACTGGCATTGGTTTAGCGATGGTTTGTGCCGCGAAAGGCTATCGCTTAATTTTAACCATGCCAGAACACATGAGTCTGGAACGGCAAAAACTGGTGACAGCTTATGGTGCAGAAATTGTGAGAACTCCAGCCAAAGCGGATATGCCCGGTGCCATTGAACGGGCGAATGAACTGTTAGCAAGTATTCCTAATTCTTTTTCTCCCCAACAGTTTAGCAACCCAGCTAATCCGAAAATTCACTATCAAACTACAGGGCCGGAAATTTGGCGGGATACGGAAGGGAATATTGATAGTTTAGTGGTTGGGGTGGGAACAGGTGGAACTCTGACCGGGGCAGGGTACTATTTGAAACAAAAAAACCCAGATTTAAAAATTGTCGCAGTGGAACCTTCGGCTAGTGCAGTTTTAAGCGGAAATAGTCGCAATATTCACGATATACAAGGAATTGGTGCGGGCTTTATTCCGGATGTGTTGCGGGTAGATTTAATTGATGAAATTGTGAGGGTGACTGAAGCAGAATCGTACAATATCGGGCGACTTTTGGCAAGTCACGAAGGAATTATGAGTGGGATATCCACGGGGGCTGTGGTTGAAGCCGCTTTAAAAATCGGGGCGCGTCCAGAATATGGCGATCGCACCATTGTCGCCATTCAAGCCAGTGGCGGAGAACGCTATTTAAGCACAGCAATGTTTCAAACCGATGACTAA
- a CDS encoding DUF6825 family protein translates to MSKPVVDAFFVGRALSQALYHELEKTLTNALSDLGKFDAEQRERLRLFTQEVMERASRESGFVMNAPMNSGMPGPIGSPIPEPGDLQATIDELRAEIAQVRAQLQLYRSRP, encoded by the coding sequence ATGAGTAAACCTGTAGTCGATGCCTTTTTTGTGGGGAGAGCCTTATCCCAAGCGCTTTACCACGAGCTAGAAAAAACCCTAACCAATGCCCTGAGCGATTTGGGGAAATTTGATGCAGAACAGCGAGAGCGTCTGCGGTTATTCACCCAAGAGGTGATGGAACGAGCGAGTCGCGAATCTGGGTTCGTGATGAACGCACCTATGAACTCAGGGATGCCGGGTCCCATCGGAAGCCCAATTCCTGAACCAGGGGACCTGCAAGCGACCATTGATGAGTTACGTGCAGAAATTGCCCAAGTTCGCGCTCAGTTACAGCTTTACCGTAGCCGTCCTTAA